A window from Thiomonas sp. FB-Cd encodes these proteins:
- a CDS encoding 3',5'-nucleoside bisphosphate phosphatase, producing MLVPANADLHCHSTVSDGTLAPAALARRAHANGVQIWALTDHDETGGLHEAAQAAQALGLHFVPGVEISVSVGDQTVHIVGLGIDPSNPLLLGGLAQVRAGRDARAHLMAKALEQHTAISGVYEGVSRYAGNPALISRTHFARYLVEQGVCGTTHEVFGRFLTPGKPGYVEHTWATLQDAVEWIRAAGGQAVIAHPGRYRFTPTEEWALFSSFKEMGGAGVEVMTGSHTASDFRKYASLALAFNLRASRGSDFHSARESRCDLGQLPALPADLPPIWELLH from the coding sequence ATGCTCGTACCAGCCAATGCCGACCTGCACTGCCACTCGACCGTGTCTGACGGCACGCTCGCACCGGCGGCACTGGCGCGCCGCGCGCACGCCAATGGAGTGCAGATCTGGGCCCTCACGGACCATGACGAAACCGGCGGCCTGCATGAAGCAGCGCAGGCAGCGCAGGCACTGGGCCTGCATTTCGTGCCCGGAGTTGAAATTTCCGTTTCGGTCGGCGACCAAACTGTGCATATCGTGGGCCTCGGAATCGACCCCTCCAACCCGCTATTGCTTGGCGGGCTGGCCCAGGTGCGCGCCGGGCGCGATGCGCGCGCGCACCTGATGGCCAAGGCGCTGGAACAGCATACCGCCATAAGCGGCGTGTACGAAGGCGTCAGCCGTTACGCGGGGAACCCCGCGCTCATTTCGCGCACCCATTTCGCGCGCTACCTTGTCGAGCAGGGCGTCTGTGGCACCACACATGAGGTCTTCGGCCGGTTTCTCACTCCAGGCAAGCCCGGCTACGTTGAACACACTTGGGCAACGTTGCAGGACGCTGTCGAGTGGATTCGCGCAGCTGGCGGCCAGGCCGTCATCGCGCATCCGGGCCGTTATCGATTCACGCCCACGGAGGAATGGGCGCTGTTTTCGAGCTTCAAGGAAATGGGAGGCGCTGGCGTGGAAGTCATGACCGGCAGCCACACGGCATCGGACTTTCGCAAGTATGCCAGCTTGGCGCTGGCATTCAACCTGCGTGCATCGCGCGGATCAGATTTCCACAGTGCCAGAGAAAGCCGCTGTGATCTGGGCCAACTGCCCGCGCTACCGGCTGATCTGCCCCCCATCTGGGAACTGCTGCACTAG
- a CDS encoding L-threonylcarbamoyladenylate synthase translates to MAQYFHIHPDNPQARLIKQAAAILHGGGIAAIPTDSSYALVCHLDDKAAAERLRRIRQVDEKHHLTLLCSDLSELGTYAVVDNRQFRLLRAGTPGPYTFILEATKEVPRRVSHPSRRTIGVRVPEHAVTHALLAELGQPLLATTLIMPAHQDPLNDPEEIRAVLEKHVELVLDAGPCPHQPTTVIDLTGDTPVVVRLGRGALAPLGLSAEI, encoded by the coding sequence ATGGCGCAATATTTCCATATCCATCCCGACAATCCACAAGCACGGCTCATCAAGCAGGCTGCGGCCATCCTCCATGGTGGCGGGATCGCAGCCATTCCAACCGACTCGTCTTATGCCCTGGTCTGCCACCTGGACGACAAAGCGGCGGCTGAACGCCTGCGCCGCATCCGGCAAGTCGACGAAAAGCACCACCTCACGCTGCTTTGCAGTGACCTTTCTGAACTCGGGACCTACGCCGTGGTGGACAACCGCCAATTCCGCCTGCTGCGTGCTGGCACTCCCGGCCCCTACACGTTCATCCTCGAGGCCACCAAGGAAGTCCCACGACGGGTGTCACACCCCTCGCGCAGGACGATCGGTGTGCGCGTACCCGAGCATGCCGTGACCCATGCTCTGCTCGCCGAACTCGGCCAGCCCCTTCTGGCCACCACCCTCATCATGCCCGCACACCAAGACCCCCTGAACGATCCCGAGGAGATCCGAGCCGTCCTGGAAAAACATGTGGAGCTTGTGCTGGACGCTGGACCCTGCCCGCATCAGCCCACGACCGTGATCGACCTGACCGGGGATACGCCCGTCGTCGTGCGACTGGGACGCGGCGCACTAGCCCCACTGGGGCTAAGCGCGGAAATCTAA
- a CDS encoding site-2 protease family protein — MDQLIQAVTVFALPVLFAITLHEAAHGYAARHFGDNTAYMMGRVSLNPAKHIDPIGTILVPLVLYFATGGNFLFGYAKPVPVNFGALRNPKRDMIWVALAGPASNFVQAFLWGLALIVLHALGDSEIYFYDVARAGVLVNIVMFVFNLFPIPPLDGGRVLVGLLPVRQAIALSRIEPYGFFIVMALVLTGVVTTVWLIPLMGLTQAVLSLLLTPFRVLL; from the coding sequence ATGGACCAACTTATCCAGGCCGTAACGGTCTTTGCTTTACCGGTGCTGTTTGCCATCACCCTGCATGAAGCCGCACACGGCTACGCGGCGCGCCACTTCGGCGACAACACGGCCTACATGATGGGCCGGGTTTCGCTCAATCCGGCAAAGCACATCGATCCCATTGGCACCATTCTCGTACCACTGGTGCTTTACTTCGCAACCGGCGGAAACTTTTTGTTCGGTTACGCCAAACCGGTTCCTGTGAATTTCGGCGCCCTGCGCAACCCCAAGCGCGACATGATCTGGGTGGCCCTCGCGGGACCCGCTTCCAACTTCGTCCAAGCGTTCCTGTGGGGTTTGGCGCTCATCGTCCTGCACGCTCTCGGGGACAGCGAAATCTACTTCTACGATGTGGCCCGAGCCGGAGTCCTGGTCAATATCGTGATGTTCGTGTTCAACCTTTTTCCCATCCCCCCGCTCGACGGCGGCCGCGTGCTGGTTGGCCTGCTACCGGTGCGTCAGGCCATCGCGCTATCACGCATCGAGCCGTATGGTTTTTTCATCGTGATGGCCCTGGTTCTCACCGGCGTTGTGACCACGGTGTGGTTGATCCCGCTCATGGGGCTGACCCAAGCCGTGCTTAGCCTGCTGTTGACGCCCTTCCGGGTCTTGCTCTAA
- a CDS encoding acyloxyacyl hydrolase: MQTAQAAELSALWGAYKGYHNTTIAYQTSPFWAHDFSHSRLDLTLEASGGQVTAPSGTPDHSLWHVGLTPFVRWWLTPQSGVEFGIGANAFSGTHLGSKRISTAYQFGDSIGAFHHFNHTPWTLGVRLTHYSNAEIKRPNPGQDYIQLRLSYGFL, from the coding sequence GTGCAAACCGCACAGGCCGCTGAGCTTTCGGCACTTTGGGGTGCGTACAAGGGTTATCACAACACCACGATTGCCTACCAGACCAGTCCTTTTTGGGCGCACGACTTCAGCCACAGCAGGCTGGACTTGACTCTGGAAGCGTCGGGCGGCCAAGTCACTGCGCCCTCCGGTACGCCCGACCACTCGCTCTGGCATGTCGGGCTCACGCCATTTGTGCGCTGGTGGCTCACGCCGCAATCGGGAGTGGAATTCGGGATCGGTGCGAATGCGTTTTCGGGCACCCACCTCGGCAGCAAGAGGATCTCGACCGCCTATCAATTCGGTGACTCCATTGGAGCGTTCCATCATTTCAATCACACACCGTGGACTCTGGGCGTGCGGCTGACGCATTACTCCAACGCCGAGATCAAACGCCCCAACCCAGGGCAGGACTACATCCAACTGCGCTTAAGCTATGGCTTCCTCTGA
- a CDS encoding tryptophan--tRNA ligase, whose protein sequence is MASSESSSPSVNPDGRVLSGMRPTGALHLGHYHGALKNWARLQHAHTCFFFVADWHALTTHYESPEVVAANSNDMVIDWLAAGVDPDKATLFVQSRVLEHAELFLLLGMGTPLAWLERVPTYKDQIENLKDKDLLTYGFLGYPLLQAADILIYQARWVPVGADQIPHIEMSREIARRFNALYGKDPETEAKARLAAAKLPAATREQLQQLRRAADQDGLIEKRDEARALVAASPLSRAEKDALRAQIDGGRRTILREPEALLTPESKLPGLDGRKMSKSYGNAIAIREERAVVEHKVKRMPTDPARVRRTDPGNPERCPVWQFHLAYTDTDTHDWVQRGCTTAAIGCLECKQPVIDAILREQQPMLERAQPYLDQPSLVRDILDAGCDKARITARETMRGVREAMGLR, encoded by the coding sequence ATGGCTTCCTCTGAATCGTCGAGCCCTTCTGTGAACCCGGACGGGCGTGTTCTGTCCGGCATGCGCCCAACGGGTGCACTGCATCTGGGCCACTACCATGGTGCGCTCAAAAACTGGGCCCGACTGCAGCATGCTCATACCTGCTTTTTTTTCGTGGCCGATTGGCATGCGCTGACTACGCATTACGAATCGCCCGAGGTGGTCGCGGCCAACAGCAATGACATGGTCATCGACTGGCTCGCCGCGGGAGTCGATCCGGACAAGGCCACCCTGTTCGTGCAAAGCCGGGTCCTTGAACATGCGGAACTCTTTCTCCTGCTCGGCATGGGCACACCGCTGGCGTGGCTCGAGCGCGTGCCAACGTACAAGGACCAGATCGAGAATCTGAAGGACAAGGACCTGCTCACCTACGGCTTTCTTGGCTACCCGCTGCTGCAGGCAGCTGACATCCTTATCTACCAAGCGCGTTGGGTGCCGGTTGGTGCTGATCAGATCCCGCACATCGAAATGAGCCGCGAGATTGCCCGCCGCTTCAATGCGTTGTATGGCAAAGATCCCGAAACTGAAGCGAAGGCGCGTCTTGCCGCCGCCAAGTTGCCCGCTGCGACGCGCGAGCAGTTGCAACAGCTGCGCCGCGCCGCCGATCAGGACGGCCTGATTGAAAAACGCGACGAGGCACGCGCCTTGGTCGCAGCCAGCCCGCTGTCACGCGCCGAAAAGGATGCATTGCGCGCCCAGATCGATGGTGGGCGGCGCACAATCCTTCGGGAACCCGAGGCGCTGCTTACACCGGAATCCAAATTGCCGGGTCTGGACGGGCGCAAGATGTCAAAGAGTTATGGCAACGCGATCGCCATCCGCGAAGAACGCGCTGTCGTCGAGCACAAGGTCAAGCGCATGCCAACGGACCCTGCACGAGTCAGGCGTACGGATCCTGGCAATCCCGAGCGATGCCCAGTCTGGCAATTCCACTTGGCCTACACGGACACGGACACGCACGACTGGGTGCAACGCGGCTGCACGACCGCCGCAATCGGTTGCCTCGAATGCAAGCAGCCGGTCATTGACGCGATCCTGCGCGAACAGCAACCCATGCTGGAGCGTGCGCAGCCTTACCTCGACCAACCATCGCTTGTGCGCGACATTTTGGACGCCGGTTGTGACAAGGCACGCATCACGGCGCGCGAAACGATGCGTGGCGTACGCGAGGCCATGGGCCTGCGTTAA
- a CDS encoding DedA family protein, whose amino-acid sequence MVEQFIHDWGYVAVALGAFAEGETVLLAAGYAAHRGLLDFGWVVAIACASASAGDQLFYWIGRQWGRRLIVRVPRLAAQFPRVGRLLQRYPHWAIVGVRFLYGLRIAGPITIGAAGVPPLRFFVFNVIGAMLWAPMIAGLGWLFGQALASLSGRLQHVEAGLLLLVALIGAIWMVARRRAVRRAALRGPASRGDRS is encoded by the coding sequence ATGGTGGAACAGTTCATCCACGACTGGGGCTATGTGGCAGTTGCCCTGGGTGCCTTCGCGGAGGGTGAAACCGTGTTGCTGGCGGCCGGGTACGCGGCGCACCGTGGCTTGCTGGACTTCGGCTGGGTGGTGGCGATTGCCTGCGCGTCTGCCAGCGCCGGGGATCAGTTGTTCTATTGGATCGGGCGTCAGTGGGGCAGGCGCCTGATTGTGCGCGTTCCCCGTTTGGCCGCCCAGTTCCCTCGGGTCGGACGCTTGCTGCAGCGCTACCCCCACTGGGCCATTGTGGGGGTGCGTTTCCTGTATGGATTGCGCATCGCCGGGCCCATCACGATCGGCGCTGCAGGCGTGCCACCGCTGCGGTTCTTCGTGTTCAACGTCATCGGTGCGATGCTGTGGGCGCCGATGATCGCGGGCCTGGGATGGCTGTTTGGGCAGGCGTTGGCCAGCCTGTCGGGCCGGCTTCAGCACGTCGAAGCCGGGTTGCTGCTGCTTGTGGCGTTGATTGGCGCGATCTGGATGGTCGCGCGACGCCGCGCCGTACGCAGAGCGGCCTTGCGAGGCCCGGCATCGCGCGGAGACCGCTCTTAA
- a CDS encoding cold-shock protein: protein MPTGIVKWFNESKGFGFIKPDEGGEDLFAHFSEIQSKGFRTLQENQRVEFTVKAGPKGPQASQIRPI from the coding sequence ATGCCCACCGGCATCGTGAAATGGTTCAATGAAAGCAAGGGTTTTGGTTTCATCAAGCCCGACGAAGGCGGCGAAGATCTGTTCGCTCACTTCAGCGAAATCCAATCCAAGGGTTTCCGGACCCTGCAAGAAAATCAGCGCGTGGAATTCACCGTGAAGGCCGGCCCCAAGGGACCACAGGCGTCACAAATCCGCCCCATCTGA
- a CDS encoding bifunctional riboflavin kinase/FAD synthetase, with protein MQLFRGFHHAALTTPSAVSIGNFDGVHRGHQAMLALLVNEARHRNLVSCVLTFEPHPRDYFAALQGRPETAPARVAPLRDKLAELARCGVDRAVVLRFDEHLAAMPAQEFIERVLLDGLHARYVLVGDDFRFGARRGGDYALLDAQGGRLGFDVARMNAYEVHAQRVSSSAVRKALAAGDMRLAESLLDRPYAISGHVQHGRKLGRNLGFATLNLRFGHARPAAQGVFAARVHGLQGQPLDGVASLGQRPTVDDTGQMLLETHVFDWNGDAYGKLVRVDLLHKLRDEARYDTLQALTKAIASDVRQARAWFAANQSQLSASRI; from the coding sequence ATGCAGCTATTTCGCGGCTTTCATCACGCTGCCTTGACGACGCCCAGTGCCGTAAGCATCGGAAATTTTGACGGTGTTCACCGCGGGCATCAGGCCATGCTTGCCTTGCTTGTGAACGAAGCCCGACACCGCAATCTGGTGTCCTGCGTACTGACTTTTGAACCCCATCCGCGCGACTATTTCGCCGCGTTGCAAGGCAGGCCCGAGACGGCGCCAGCCCGCGTTGCTCCCCTGCGTGACAAGTTGGCGGAGCTGGCGCGCTGCGGCGTGGACCGCGCCGTTGTGTTGCGCTTTGACGAACATCTGGCGGCGATGCCTGCGCAGGAATTTATTGAGCGCGTGCTGCTGGACGGCCTGCACGCGCGGTACGTGCTGGTGGGGGATGACTTTCGTTTTGGCGCACGCCGAGGCGGGGACTACGCTTTGCTCGATGCACAAGGCGGGCGCTTGGGTTTCGACGTGGCGCGCATGAACGCCTACGAAGTGCACGCTCAGCGCGTGTCCAGTTCGGCTGTGCGCAAGGCACTGGCAGCTGGCGACATGCGACTTGCTGAGAGTCTGCTCGACCGTCCCTACGCCATCTCGGGTCATGTGCAGCACGGACGCAAGCTCGGGCGCAATTTGGGCTTTGCCACCCTCAATCTGCGCTTCGGTCATGCCCGGCCTGCCGCGCAGGGCGTGTTCGCGGCGCGTGTGCACGGTTTGCAAGGCCAGCCTCTGGACGGTGTGGCGAGCCTCGGCCAGCGTCCAACTGTGGATGACACGGGGCAAATGCTCCTGGAGACTCACGTGTTCGATTGGAATGGGGATGCCTACGGTAAACTCGTGCGCGTGGATCTGCTGCACAAACTGCGCGACGAGGCGCGCTATGACACCCTGCAAGCCTTGACCAAGGCCATCGCAAGCGATGTGCGGCAGGCGCGCGCCTGGTTCGCAGCGAATCAATCCCAGCTCAGCGCATCCCGAATTTGA
- the ileS gene encoding isoleucine--tRNA ligase, whose translation MTDSTAPKKKPDYRSTLNLPDTDFPMRGDLPKREPAWITEWDAKGVYQRLRAARSGRPKFVLHDGPPYANGQIHVGHAVNKILKDMIVKARQLAGFDAVYVPGWDCHGLPIENQIEKLYGRNLSRDEIQARSRAYAAEQIAGQMADFKRLGVLGDWEHAYRTMDFGNEADEIRALKHVMERGFVYRGLKPVHWCFDCHSSLAEFEIEYADKKSQTLDVGFACAEPDKLAAAFGLTRLDKPSFAVIWTTTAWTIPANQALNLNPDLDYCLVETTRGLLLLACARVQDCLQRYGMDGHIVATAKGSALAGINFKHPLAAVDAGYDRTSPVYLAEYATAEEGTGIVHSSPAYGVDDFNSCIAHGMRIEDILNPVQAEGSYAPELPLFGGMQIWKAAPIIVESLRQADRLFATLDIQHSYPHCWRHKTPVIYRAASQWFVRMDEGGGVCTVDKAPRSLRSSALDAIEHTAFYPANGKARLRDMIAGRPDWCISRQRAWGVPLPFLLHRSTGELHPETLALMDRAADLVQQGGVEAWAKLDLRDWLGSEAEQYEKSTDIVEVWFDSGTTHFHVLMRSHASQLQWPADLYLEGHDQHRGWFHSSLLTSCAMFDRAPYKALLTHGFTVDGNGRKMSKSQGNVIAPQVVSEKLGAEILRLWIASTDYSGDLAISDAILKQVVENYRRVRNTLRFLLANVADFDPTTQSVPLADMVELDRWMLAHTAALQRDILAYYDRYEFHPVVARLLTFCSEDLGGFYLDVLKDRLYTTPARSLPRRSAQTALWHLTHAMLRWIAPFLSFTAEEAWSRFAPQQAQASGTIFVETYHAVPEPADALDLLDKWARLRAVRDLVNQAVETVRTEGRLGSSLQAWVDITAPEPDHGLLASLGDELPFAFITSRATLRAGSEFSVQAQPADAAGAAKCERCWHWEVDIGVDPAYPGICARCADNLGGSGETRRHA comes from the coding sequence ATGACCGACTCGACAGCGCCCAAGAAAAAGCCCGATTACCGCTCCACGCTCAATCTTCCGGATACCGATTTTCCAATGCGCGGGGACCTGCCTAAGCGCGAGCCCGCCTGGATCACCGAGTGGGATGCGAAGGGGGTATATCAGCGCCTGCGCGCAGCCCGCAGCGGTCGCCCGAAATTCGTGTTGCACGATGGCCCTCCCTATGCCAATGGGCAAATCCACGTGGGCCACGCCGTCAACAAAATCCTCAAGGACATGATTGTCAAAGCCCGCCAGCTTGCGGGGTTCGATGCGGTGTACGTGCCCGGCTGGGATTGCCATGGGTTGCCAATCGAGAACCAGATCGAGAAGCTTTACGGCCGCAATCTGAGCCGCGACGAGATCCAGGCCAGGAGCCGCGCCTATGCCGCCGAGCAGATCGCCGGACAGATGGCGGATTTCAAGCGATTGGGCGTGTTGGGTGACTGGGAGCATGCCTACCGCACGATGGATTTTGGCAATGAAGCGGATGAAATTCGGGCCCTGAAACACGTGATGGAACGCGGTTTCGTCTATCGCGGGCTTAAGCCGGTCCATTGGTGTTTTGACTGCCACTCGTCGCTTGCAGAGTTCGAAATCGAGTATGCCGACAAGAAGTCCCAGACCCTCGACGTCGGTTTTGCGTGCGCCGAACCCGACAAGCTTGCCGCTGCCTTTGGGCTGACCCGACTGGATAAGCCCAGTTTCGCCGTGATCTGGACCACCACGGCCTGGACCATCCCTGCCAATCAGGCGCTGAATCTCAACCCCGATCTGGACTATTGCTTGGTCGAGACCACGCGCGGCCTCCTGCTGCTGGCGTGCGCCCGGGTTCAGGATTGCCTGCAGCGCTACGGGATGGATGGCCACATCGTTGCGACCGCCAAGGGCAGCGCCCTCGCCGGCATCAACTTCAAACATCCGCTTGCCGCCGTCGATGCCGGGTATGACCGGACCAGCCCCGTTTATCTCGCTGAGTACGCGACGGCCGAGGAAGGCACGGGCATCGTGCATTCCTCCCCAGCCTACGGGGTCGACGATTTCAACTCCTGTATCGCGCATGGGATGCGCATCGAGGACATTCTCAATCCGGTGCAGGCCGAGGGCAGCTATGCGCCTGAGCTGCCGCTGTTCGGGGGCATGCAAATCTGGAAGGCTGCGCCCATCATCGTCGAGAGCCTTCGCCAAGCCGACCGGTTGTTCGCCACCCTGGACATCCAACACAGCTATCCGCATTGCTGGCGCCACAAGACTCCGGTGATCTACCGCGCTGCCAGCCAATGGTTCGTGCGCATGGATGAGGGCGGCGGCGTCTGCACCGTCGACAAGGCGCCGCGCAGCTTGCGAAGCTCGGCCCTGGACGCCATCGAGCACACAGCTTTCTACCCCGCCAACGGCAAGGCAAGGTTGCGCGACATGATCGCGGGCAGACCGGACTGGTGTATTTCGCGCCAGCGCGCCTGGGGCGTACCCCTGCCCTTCCTGCTGCACAGGAGTACCGGCGAACTGCACCCTGAAACGCTCGCGCTGATGGACCGCGCCGCTGATCTTGTTCAGCAAGGAGGCGTGGAAGCCTGGGCCAAACTTGACCTGCGCGACTGGCTGGGCAGTGAGGCAGAGCAGTATGAGAAGTCGACGGATATCGTCGAGGTGTGGTTCGACTCGGGCACCACGCATTTCCACGTGCTCATGCGCAGCCACGCTTCGCAACTGCAGTGGCCCGCCGACCTGTACCTGGAAGGTCACGACCAGCACCGCGGTTGGTTCCATTCCTCCCTGCTGACATCCTGCGCAATGTTCGACCGCGCGCCGTACAAGGCGCTGCTCACCCATGGATTCACCGTGGATGGGAACGGGCGCAAGATGAGCAAGTCGCAAGGCAACGTCATCGCGCCACAGGTTGTCAGCGAGAAGCTTGGCGCGGAGATCCTCCGCCTATGGATCGCCAGCACGGATTACTCGGGCGATCTCGCCATCTCCGACGCCATACTCAAACAGGTGGTTGAGAATTACCGGCGCGTGCGCAACACACTGCGCTTTCTGCTCGCCAACGTCGCCGATTTCGACCCGACAACGCAAAGCGTGCCCTTGGCCGATATGGTCGAACTCGATCGCTGGATGTTGGCGCATACCGCGGCCCTGCAGCGCGACATTCTGGCTTACTACGACCGCTACGAGTTCCACCCGGTCGTCGCGCGCCTGCTGACTTTCTGTTCTGAGGATCTGGGCGGCTTCTACCTCGACGTGCTGAAGGACAGGCTCTACACCACACCCGCGCGAAGCCTGCCGCGGCGCAGCGCGCAAACGGCCTTGTGGCATCTGACGCATGCCATGCTGCGTTGGATTGCACCATTCCTCAGCTTCACGGCTGAAGAAGCCTGGAGCCGCTTTGCGCCGCAACAGGCGCAGGCTTCCGGCACCATCTTCGTCGAAACGTACCACGCAGTCCCCGAACCCGCAGACGCCCTCGACCTTCTCGACAAATGGGCCCGTCTGCGCGCCGTGCGCGACTTGGTGAATCAGGCCGTGGAGACTGTGCGCACCGAAGGCCGCCTCGGCTCGTCGCTGCAGGCTTGGGTGGACATCACTGCGCCCGAACCGGACCACGGCCTGCTCGCCAGCCTTGGGGATGAACTCCCCTTCGCCTTCATCACGTCGCGCGCCACACTGCGTGCTGGCAGCGAGTTTTCGGTGCAGGCGCAGCCAGCCGATGCCGCCGGCGCAGCCAAGTGCGAACGCTGCTGGCATTGGGAAGTGGACATCGGCGTCGATCCAGCGTATCCGGGCATTTGTGCGCGCTGCGCGGACAACCTTGGCGGGTCGGGCGAAACCCGCCGCCACGCTTGA
- the lspA gene encoding signal peptidase II: MPTTPTRPIPQHAPVHAGAEPASAWPWLIVAACVLVLDQCSKWIVQRDLPLDASHAVTGFFNIVHIENPGAAFSFLAAAAGWQRWLFTGLGLGASALIVWLLSRHRNRMLFSLALALILGGALGNVADRVVWGHVTDFLDFYVTMGAKQWHWPAFNVADSAITIGAGLLLLDEWRESRKRKRDSGRS, encoded by the coding sequence ATGCCGACCACGCCCACTCGCCCCATTCCTCAGCACGCGCCTGTCCACGCAGGTGCAGAGCCTGCCAGCGCTTGGCCATGGCTCATCGTCGCCGCCTGCGTATTGGTGCTTGATCAATGCAGCAAATGGATCGTGCAGCGTGATCTGCCGCTTGACGCCAGCCACGCCGTCACCGGGTTCTTCAACATTGTGCACATCGAGAATCCCGGCGCGGCCTTTTCGTTTCTTGCCGCGGCCGCTGGCTGGCAGCGCTGGCTGTTCACCGGGTTAGGGCTTGGGGCGTCCGCGCTGATCGTCTGGCTGCTGTCGCGCCACCGCAACCGCATGCTGTTCAGCTTGGCCCTCGCGCTCATTCTCGGCGGCGCGTTGGGTAACGTCGCCGACCGTGTCGTGTGGGGACACGTCACGGACTTTCTTGATTTCTATGTGACCATGGGCGCCAAGCAATGGCACTGGCCTGCATTCAACGTGGCCGACAGCGCCATCACGATCGGCGCGGGGCTGCTGCTCCTGGACGAGTGGCGCGAGTCGCGCAAGCGCAAGCGCGACTCGGGTCGATCCTGA
- a CDS encoding DUF2189 domain-containing protein, which produces MTPEEAQRQPLARDRRQPVSVCTLTWRDPLLWLRAGWADVVRCPAVSLSYGLMFTLVAWAFRLSAVRSPEYTLMLASTVLLMGPALAMGLIQASRSCSIGAEAKLRPCLVCWWQAKGSMALFAGLLLVIELLWARTSLLVFALFSDNLVPNTNVLSMLLDGANRAFMLAYGCASAGFALLAFGMSAVSLPLMLDRPAADAITAAITSLRACLEHPAVMLWWAMLVAVITLLAMLPLGFGLLVAWPLIGHSSWHAYRGIVCPQNLSSLTPLQTDR; this is translated from the coding sequence ATGACACCAGAGGAAGCGCAGCGCCAACCCCTTGCAAGGGATCGCCGACAGCCCGTTTCTGTGTGCACGCTGACCTGGCGTGACCCGCTGCTTTGGCTTCGCGCGGGCTGGGCCGACGTCGTGCGCTGCCCGGCGGTGAGCCTGAGCTATGGACTGATGTTCACCCTGGTCGCCTGGGCGTTCCGGTTGAGCGCTGTGCGCAGCCCCGAGTACACGCTCATGTTGGCAAGCACCGTCTTGCTGATGGGGCCAGCACTCGCGATGGGACTGATCCAGGCCAGTCGCAGTTGTTCCATCGGCGCCGAGGCGAAGTTGCGCCCCTGCCTTGTGTGCTGGTGGCAGGCAAAGGGCAGTATGGCCCTATTTGCCGGTCTCCTGCTGGTGATCGAATTGTTGTGGGCGCGCACATCCTTGCTTGTCTTTGCGCTGTTTTCCGACAATCTGGTGCCGAATACGAACGTGCTCTCCATGCTGCTGGACGGGGCGAACCGAGCCTTCATGCTCGCCTATGGCTGTGCCAGCGCCGGGTTTGCGCTGCTGGCCTTCGGCATGAGCGCAGTGTCGCTCCCGTTGATGCTTGACCGACCCGCCGCCGACGCCATCACTGCTGCCATCACCAGCTTGCGCGCATGCCTGGAGCACCCTGCGGTGATGCTGTGGTGGGCGATGCTCGTGGCGGTAATCACCCTGCTCGCCATGCTCCCCTTGGGCTTCGGGCTGCTCGTGGCTTGGCCCCTGATCGGACATTCGAGTTGGCACGCCTATCGCGGCATCGTGTGTCCGCAAAACCTGTCGAGTCTCACGCCCTTGCAGACCGATCGCTGA